The nucleotide window GTTATTTTATCCAAAGCTACAATAAACGATTTTTGCACGCGGGCAAAACCTTCAGCAGGCAGCTTTTCTTCCATAAACCGCATACTTAGACGGGTAATTACCGGTTTGGTTGCATTGTGTAAGTATATTTTTACATAATCTTTTAATCCTTCTATATAAAGCACATCGGGTATGTTAATACGCACTACCGAATAATCGGCATTTACAAAAATATAGCTCGTATCGGGCGTTGTTTTTGCTTGTACTTGCTGCGCCGGGTTATCTTTTTGCCGGCGCAGGCCCATTAATTCATATGCTTTGTTTACTGCTTTCAAAAAACGTTCAAATGCTACCGGCTTCACTAAATAATCAACCACATCAAAGTTAAAGCCTTCCAGTGCATAATTCTCGTACGCGGTAACCATTATTACCATGGGTGGGTTGGTAAGGCTGTTTAAAAACTGTATGCCCGATATAC belongs to Mucilaginibacter boryungensis and includes:
- a CDS encoding LytR/AlgR family response regulator transcription factor — its product is MIRCLLVDDEKLALELMEDNVAKVPYLKLQGKCKNAMEAMDFMRREPVDLIFLDVQMPGISGIQFLNSLTNPPMVIMVTAYENYALEGFNFDVVDYLVKPVAFERFLKAVNKAYELMGLRRQKDNPAQQVQAKTTPDTSYIFVNADYSVVRINIPDVLYIEGLKDYVKIYLHNATKPVITRLSMRFMEEKLPAEGFARVQKSFIVALDKITAYKKNRLMLGETEIPVSDNYKDKILAYIGQHENDSN